One window from the genome of Emys orbicularis isolate rEmyOrb1 chromosome 10, rEmyOrb1.hap1, whole genome shotgun sequence encodes:
- the SAXO2 gene encoding stabilizer of axonemal microtubules 2 yields the protein MQRHHCPHKSTRIYDTGGQPSLMTEYEDKYLQYGNVPPRQSLKPKEEYHAHHGRMEGITTFKSDYLPYDVVNRPLRVQEEYKPKPGEIDLGTTYRRDYNPHKIQPVTLVRPLERKHIKGGKLDTIPTYQDDYRSWEVQRREPNKLDHTYHPPTEKFGNSTTFQDDFVPRELNPRQSFKPLGVAKLSDVPFDGVTNHRSSYITHQLEPKFVRPKEEYKPSSQPFEDLTTHRNDFKGLLGEFTKSCKPEYTKVGSNGHFDGCTEFQDRFQPWSVSLPEARKIRDYVPPPGNMDLHSTSHLDYVPHVICPVAPIRPVSYGRRSKVPFQGNTTMKEDFQAWASCRQEIIKRHQEIPKPTGKFDGLTTFKSHYIPHEIIPVQSFKPLRVVVPSSARFEDGTMYRTEYTPKKQEICPANYPSPPGYVFVNTDSRGHKFFRRVIPEINTFSQSNGNHIPKEVAVTS from the exons GCGCCATCATTGCCCTCATAAATCCACAAGGATTTATGATACTGGAGGACAACCTTCCCTCATGACGGAATACGAGGACAAATATCTCCAGTATGGCAATGTCCCTCCACGCCAGAGTCTTAAGCCAAAGGAGGAGTACCACGCACATCATGGAAGAATGGAAGGAATCACTACATTTAA gtctgaTTATCTTCCATACGATGTTGTAAATCGACCTCTTCGGGTACAAGAAGAGTATAAACCAAAACCCGGAGAGATTGATCTTGGAACTACATACAGGAGAGATTATAATCCTCATAAAATACAACCAGTGACATTAGTAAGACCTTTAGAAAGAAAACACATTAAGGGAGGAAAATTAGACACCATACCAACCTATCAAG ATGACTATAGATCATGGGAAGTTCAAAGAAGGGAGCCAAATAAATTGGACCACACCTATCATCCTCCTACAGAAAAGTTTGGGAATTCTACTACATTTCAAGATGACTTTGTTCCTAGGGAGCTGAACCCCAGACAAAGCTTTAAGCCTCTAGGTGTGGCCAAACTTTCAGATGTACCTTTTGATGGTGTTACTAATCATCGCAGTTCTTACATCACTCATCAACTGGAACCAAAATTTGTAAGACCAAAGGAAGAATACAAGCCAAGCAGCCAACCCTTTGAAGATCTCACAACCCACCGGAATGATTTTAAAGGGCTACTTGGAGAGTTTACAAAAAGCTGCAAGCCTGAATACACTAAAGTTGGGTCTAATGGTCACTTTGATGGATGCACTGAATTCCAGGATCGTTTTCAACCATGGTCAGTCTCCTTGCCTGAGGCTCGCAAGATAAGAGATTATGTTCCTCCTCCAGGTAATATGGATTTACACTCCACAAGCCATCTTGATTATGTTCCGCACGTGATCTGTCCTGTTGCCCCCATAAGACCAGTTTCTTATGGAAGAAGAAGTAAGGTCCCTTTCCAGGGGAACACCACAATGAAGGAAGACTTTCAAGCTTGGGCCAGCTGTCGGCAAGAAATTATTAAAAGACATCAGGAAATTCCAAAACCTACTGGAAAATTTGATGGATTGACCACATTCAAGTCTCACTATATACCACATGAGATAATTCCAGTTCAGAGTTTCAAACCTCTGCGTGTTGTAGTCCCTAGTTCAGCTCGTTTTGAAGATGGAACCATGTATCGTACAGAGTATACTCCAAAGAAACAAGAGATCTGCCCAGCAAACTATCCATCTCCTCCAGGATACGTCTTTGTAAACACAGATTCTCGTGGTCACAAGTTCTTCCGCAGAGTTATTCCagaaatcaatacattttcccAGTCAAATGGTAATCATATTCCAAAAGAAGTAGCTGTTACTTCATAA